A stretch of the Bacillus sp. FJAT-18017 genome encodes the following:
- a CDS encoding DoxX family protein, which yields MENRIEVGTLILRVVLGISFFIHGLSKFQGGIENTVGWFDSIGIPGFVAYAVATIELVGGILLVIGLGTKIVSALLSLIMVGAIVKVKFAVGFLGNGQMAGYELDLAFLAMAIFLAINGSSLLSIDQIFSRKPEKTSNKAAA from the coding sequence ATGGAAAATCGAATTGAAGTAGGTACATTGATATTACGAGTGGTTCTTGGGATAAGCTTCTTTATACACGGGCTATCAAAGTTTCAGGGAGGAATTGAAAACACTGTTGGCTGGTTTGACAGCATTGGAATTCCAGGATTTGTTGCATATGCAGTCGCAACAATCGAGTTGGTTGGTGGAATTCTGTTGGTAATTGGATTGGGAACCAAAATTGTATCTGCCCTGTTGTCTCTGATCATGGTTGGTGCAATAGTCAAAGTTAAATTTGCGGTTGGATTTTTAGGGAACGGGCAAATGGCTGGATATGAATTGGATTTGGCTTTCCTTGCAATGGCGATATTCCTTGCAATCAACGGAAGCAGTCTTCTATCGATTGATCAGATATTCTCAAGAAAGCCTGAAAAGACTAGCAATAAGGCTGCTGCATAA
- a CDS encoding dioxygenase family protein, translated as MLPSLFIAHGSPMLAIENNEYTQFLKTLGQALPRPKAIVLFSAHWESNVQEVSNVKEYSTIYDFGGFSEELYRIQYPAKGNSDVSGQIEALFLKEGIPFHIDSKRGLDHGAWVVLRMLYPNADVPVISMSVNRHLSPEEQYKIGKSLAHLREKDILIIASGGTVHNLRALNWAQDHGEEDEWAYAFDQWLANHIENWDLESLFQYETLAPAANLAVPPYGNEHFIPIFYAMGAADNHQTAKLLHRSYRYGNLSHSVWQFG; from the coding sequence ATGCTTCCGTCATTGTTTATAGCTCATGGTTCACCGATGCTGGCAATTGAAAATAATGAATATACCCAGTTCCTGAAAACCCTTGGCCAAGCCTTGCCGCGTCCAAAAGCAATTGTATTGTTTTCCGCCCATTGGGAGTCCAATGTGCAGGAAGTAAGCAATGTGAAAGAGTATAGTACCATTTATGATTTCGGCGGATTTTCTGAAGAGCTCTATCGCATTCAGTATCCTGCAAAGGGAAACAGCGATGTTTCAGGCCAGATTGAAGCTCTGTTCCTAAAAGAGGGAATTCCTTTTCATATAGATTCGAAGCGCGGGCTTGACCATGGCGCTTGGGTGGTTCTAAGAATGCTTTATCCAAACGCAGATGTTCCTGTCATTTCAATGTCTGTCAATAGGCATCTTTCGCCCGAGGAACAATATAAGATCGGAAAGTCTTTGGCACATTTGCGGGAGAAAGACATCCTCATCATTGCAAGCGGAGGGACAGTCCACAACCTTAGAGCGTTAAACTGGGCCCAGGACCATGGGGAAGAAGATGAGTGGGCTTATGCCTTTGATCAGTGGCTTGCCAATCACATCGAGAATTGGGACCTGGAATCCTTGTTCCAATACGAAACACTTGCACCGGCGGCTAACCTAGCAGTACCACCTTATGGGAATGAACATTTTATCCCAATTTTTTATGCAATGGGAGCAGCGGACAATCATCAAACCGCAAAATTGTTACACCGCAGCTACCGTTATGGGAACTTGAGCCATAGCGTCTGGCAATTTGGATAA
- a CDS encoding SDR family oxidoreductase, which translates to MERFEGKVVLITGAGSGLGRAVALQVAKEGAKLSLVDLNEKGLEETKNEVQKVAPNAEILLVAANVAHEEEVKNYVDETVKAFGTIDGFFNNAGIEGKQNLTEDFGSDEFRKVVDINLNGVFYGLKYVLKVMKENGSGHIVNTASVGGIRGVGNQSGYAASKHGVVGLTRNSAIEYGQYGITINAIAPGAIMTPMVEGSLKQIGGEEGWEEVGKSFVEPNPMKRFGKPEEVGYLTAFLLSDQAGFVNAAVVPIDGGQSFKY; encoded by the coding sequence ATGGAAAGATTTGAAGGGAAAGTTGTACTTATTACTGGAGCAGGATCTGGTTTAGGTCGTGCTGTTGCTTTACAGGTAGCTAAAGAAGGGGCAAAGCTATCTTTGGTTGATTTAAATGAAAAAGGATTAGAGGAAACAAAAAACGAGGTTCAGAAAGTAGCACCGAATGCAGAGATTCTTCTAGTGGCTGCAAACGTGGCTCACGAAGAAGAGGTAAAAAACTATGTAGATGAAACAGTTAAAGCATTTGGTACTATTGATGGTTTCTTTAATAATGCAGGGATTGAAGGGAAACAAAATCTAACAGAAGATTTCGGGTCTGATGAATTCCGTAAAGTTGTTGATATTAACTTGAATGGCGTATTTTATGGGTTGAAATATGTTCTTAAAGTGATGAAAGAAAATGGGAGTGGCCACATTGTCAATACTGCTTCAGTTGGTGGTATTCGAGGCGTGGGCAACCAATCAGGCTATGCGGCAAGTAAGCATGGTGTAGTAGGATTAACCCGTAACTCTGCAATTGAATACGGTCAATACGGTATTACAATTAATGCAATAGCACCAGGGGCAATTATGACACCTATGGTTGAAGGGTCGTTAAAACAAATTGGCGGTGAAGAAGGCTGGGAAGAAGTAGGGAAATCATTTGTTGAGCCAAACCCAATGAAACGTTTTGGTAAACCGGAGGAAGTAGGTTACCTAACTGCCTTTCTTTTGTCTGATCAAGCAGGATTTGTTAATGCGGCTGTTGTGCCAATTGATGGTGGGCAATCTTTTAAATATTAA
- a CDS encoding alpha/beta hydrolase, whose translation MNSSMIYNVQRPKEVDPNKSYPALFLMHGIGSNEQNMLSLVEGLKQNFIIFSIRGHLEQPPGFAYFTIEGYGKPHRPVFDEAVARLSDFIDYASSQYPIDESRLYLLGFSQGAILSMTLALTLGSRIKGIVALNGYIPQFVKEEYSVQSVSQLSAFISHGEHDRVFPLEWGVANKEYLENMGANVTFKVYPEGHTVSKANYHDYVKWILESID comes from the coding sequence ATGAACTCTTCAATGATATATAACGTTCAACGACCTAAAGAGGTTGATCCCAATAAGTCGTACCCTGCTCTTTTTTTAATGCATGGGATTGGGTCGAATGAACAAAATATGTTGTCCCTAGTAGAGGGATTAAAACAGAACTTTATTATTTTCAGCATTCGTGGTCATTTGGAGCAGCCGCCAGGTTTTGCCTACTTCACCATTGAAGGCTACGGGAAACCGCATAGACCTGTATTTGATGAAGCAGTAGCCAGACTTTCGGACTTTATTGATTATGCTAGCAGCCAATACCCAATTGATGAAAGCCGCCTGTATTTGCTTGGTTTTAGCCAGGGGGCAATTCTCTCAATGACTCTTGCCCTGACTCTGGGAAGCCGGATAAAGGGAATTGTGGCGTTAAATGGATATATCCCTCAATTTGTGAAGGAAGAGTATTCTGTTCAGTCTGTAAGTCAATTATCCGCGTTTATTTCTCACGGGGAACATGATCGTGTTTTTCCACTGGAATGGGGAGTTGCCAACAAAGAATACTTGGAGAATATGGGAGCAAACGTAACCTTTAAGGTTTATCCCGAGGGCCATACTGTATCCAAGGCAAATTACCACGATTATGTTAAGTGGATTCTAGAATCGATAGATTAA
- a CDS encoding MarR family winged helix-turn-helix transcriptional regulator, whose product MERRFPNQPFIVLMKTAKGIHEKIREKMLKNKLTVTEFSVMEVLYQKGTLTIQQICQNVLISSGSMTYVIDKLENRGLLARSDCPNDRRAIHVSLTDDGLSLMDTIMPNYLEMVDDLFGTLDPKDSEIFLQLLKKVNNKVEI is encoded by the coding sequence GTGGAAAGAAGATTTCCTAATCAACCGTTCATTGTTTTAATGAAAACGGCAAAAGGGATTCATGAAAAAATTAGGGAGAAAATGCTGAAGAACAAGTTAACTGTTACAGAGTTTTCAGTTATGGAAGTGCTTTACCAAAAAGGTACTCTGACAATCCAGCAAATTTGTCAGAATGTCTTAATCTCCAGTGGTTCGATGACATATGTTATAGACAAATTAGAAAACCGAGGGTTGTTAGCAAGAAGTGATTGTCCTAATGACCGCAGAGCAATACATGTTTCATTAACGGATGATGGGCTTTCCCTTATGGATACGATTATGCCAAACTATCTGGAAATGGTTGATGACTTATTTGGCACTTTGGATCCTAAAGACTCAGAGATATTCTTACAGTTATTAAAGAAAGTTAATAATAAGGTTGAAATATAA
- the spxA gene encoding transcriptional regulator SpxA — MVNLYTSTSCTSCRRAKAWLEEHHIDYVERNIIKQPLTVEEIKDILHLTEEGTDEIISVNSKTFKMLNIDLESLRLQDLFEIIKENPSLLKRPIIKDEKRLNIGFNEEEIRSFLPRKLRAFISDAPQQIADQMHQNY, encoded by the coding sequence ATGGTGAACTTATATACTTCTACAAGTTGTACTTCCTGTCGCAGAGCAAAAGCATGGCTGGAAGAGCATCATATTGATTATGTCGAAAGAAACATTATTAAGCAGCCGCTGACAGTTGAAGAAATAAAAGATATCCTTCACTTAACAGAAGAAGGAACAGATGAAATTATTTCGGTCAACTCCAAAACATTTAAAATGCTTAACATAGATTTGGAATCCCTAAGACTGCAGGATCTATTTGAGATTATAAAAGAGAATCCATCTTTGTTAAAACGGCCCATAATCAAGGATGAAAAAAGGTTGAATATAGGCTTTAACGAAGAAGAAATCCGCAGTTTCCTGCCCCGGAAGCTCAGGGCTTTTATTTCTGATGCGCCTCAACAAATTGCTGATCAAATGCATCAAAACTACTAA
- a CDS encoding helix-turn-helix domain-containing protein, which translates to MDLGTKIRSIRNRKKITIAQMSEGTGLSKGFISNVENNNTSPSINTLQAISNFLDVPMPYLLLEKEQHMRVVRKNERTHSTFNNLKIEHLTTKGGMRMMIVEFPPGGSMGEANAHEGEECHLVLKGKILAEQGEDSFVLEKGDSFSWNASVPHFVKNITDETAIVLISLHSDTGLADIF; encoded by the coding sequence TTGGATTTAGGAACAAAAATACGTTCGATTCGGAATAGAAAAAAAATAACTATTGCCCAAATGAGTGAGGGAACAGGATTATCCAAGGGGTTTATCAGCAATGTGGAAAACAACAATACATCTCCGTCCATTAATACGCTGCAGGCCATCTCCAACTTTCTTGATGTACCGATGCCTTACCTATTGTTAGAGAAGGAACAGCATATGCGGGTGGTTAGAAAAAATGAGAGAACGCATTCCACCTTTAACAACCTGAAAATTGAGCATTTGACGACCAAAGGCGGTATGAGGATGATGATCGTTGAATTTCCCCCAGGTGGCTCTATGGGAGAAGCAAATGCTCATGAGGGAGAGGAATGCCATTTAGTCTTAAAGGGGAAAATTCTTGCTGAACAAGGAGAAGACTCCTTTGTTCTTGAGAAAGGTGACTCTTTTAGCTGGAACGCGAGTGTACCTCATTTTGTTAAAAACATAACCGATGAGACAGCGATTGTTCTGATATCACTTCATTCGGATACCGGACTTGCCGATATTTTTTAA